A genomic stretch from Schaalia odontolytica includes:
- a CDS encoding RNA-binding domain-containing protein codes for MIKSLDDLLGALAVLELRGGDTTSIEAKTFSEYSSAQMGPTMCAFANMPEGGVVLMGVSERDGINVVGVDDVNSLLQSAASQARNGFSPSIRVDLRAFDLDGKTVGVVNVEGADVNEKPVRWLKDKKAYLRQYDGDYQMSPSEEQMLLLRHCRPNSDAQAVPGSSLRDLDSELVNRYLASVRETTPRLVNDSDEAVLFFTGVVADRESGELSTAGLYALGEYPQRLLPHLTVTAAVEGTDDVRAVNRRDFTGALPVILDDVLDWVAQNVESRQVVTRDGHGLTDYAVPLLAAREVIANALVHRDLSEASRGKGIDLRITRDGFRLTNPGGLWGITVDRLGFGDHPAVNEHLYQICRNVEGRSGRVIEAMGTGIREVRRALQDAGMAEPLFFDNGVSFTVRFPNSALIPDGDLAWIGRLGRQVAAGLNRCQKEALVDMRHGRTWSNGEYREHFGVTAEEARADLRDLVSRGLVTSTGQRRWVRYELAGKR; via the coding sequence ATGATCAAGAGTCTTGATGATCTGCTGGGAGCTTTGGCGGTACTCGAGCTGCGTGGCGGGGATACTACTTCGATCGAAGCGAAAACATTCTCCGAGTATTCGTCAGCACAGATGGGGCCGACGATGTGTGCCTTCGCGAACATGCCCGAAGGGGGAGTAGTCCTGATGGGCGTGTCGGAGCGGGATGGTATCAACGTCGTCGGCGTCGATGACGTCAACAGCCTTTTACAGAGCGCAGCTAGCCAGGCGCGGAATGGTTTCAGTCCGTCGATCAGGGTAGATCTACGTGCCTTTGATCTGGATGGCAAAACAGTCGGAGTCGTCAACGTCGAGGGCGCTGACGTGAATGAAAAGCCCGTACGTTGGTTGAAGGATAAGAAAGCGTATCTGCGTCAGTACGACGGCGACTATCAGATGTCGCCGTCGGAGGAACAGATGCTTCTCTTGCGCCATTGTCGTCCAAACTCCGATGCTCAGGCTGTGCCTGGTAGTTCTCTTCGGGACCTTGACTCGGAACTGGTCAACCGGTATCTCGCGTCTGTTCGCGAGACGACCCCACGCCTCGTCAATGACAGTGACGAAGCGGTCCTCTTCTTCACCGGCGTCGTTGCGGACCGCGAGAGTGGAGAGTTGTCGACCGCCGGACTGTACGCGTTGGGTGAGTATCCGCAGCGTCTTCTTCCCCACCTGACCGTCACGGCTGCGGTCGAAGGCACAGATGATGTGCGCGCTGTCAATCGTCGTGATTTTACAGGGGCGCTGCCGGTCATCTTGGATGATGTGTTGGACTGGGTTGCCCAGAACGTGGAGTCACGACAGGTTGTGACACGTGATGGGCATGGTCTGACGGATTACGCGGTGCCCCTGCTGGCGGCGCGCGAGGTCATCGCGAATGCGCTGGTGCACCGTGATCTTTCCGAGGCCTCGCGGGGGAAGGGTATTGATCTGAGGATCACCCGAGATGGCTTTCGCCTAACGAATCCTGGTGGGCTGTGGGGAATCACGGTTGACCGGCTCGGTTTCGGTGATCATCCCGCGGTGAACGAGCATCTGTATCAGATCTGCCGCAACGTCGAAGGTCGTAGTGGACGCGTCATCGAGGCGATGGGGACGGGAATTCGAGAGGTTCGTCGGGCGTTACAGGATGCTGGGATGGCGGAGCCTCTTTTCTTTGATAATGGAGTTAGTTTTACGGTTCGTTTCCCGAACTCGGCATTGATTCCTGACGGTGACCTGGCGTGGATTGGCAGGCTTGGACGGCAAGTGGCGGCCGGTCTGAATCGGTGCCAGAAGGAGGCTTTGGTCGATATGCGTCACGGCCGGACCTGGAGCAATGGGGAATATAGGGAGCACTTTGGTGTGACCGCTGAAGAGGCGCGCGCGGATCTGCGGGATCTTGTGTCACGAGGTCTGGTGACATCCACGGGTCAGCGGCGCTGGGTGCGTTACGAGCTTGCGGGGAAACGCTGA
- a CDS encoding DUF6318 family protein translates to MENSSLSDRPTSEEDDAVVRDSGSGREQRSHNREQSSLDRKLPARAATHASPRGARTRIRSWMRAGALDWGIRIAVVGLVIGGFFAIYLNGVNEGWWHPWGHTPTAATTGPTAAPTPAPTVSSEPAMSGGYQIGPDGVLVRPAEYAPETYPKPELPEAAKENTERGAEAAAEHYLALLVYAWNTGDTEPLADMSDPTSKFASDYITDVNEQYANGWSYGMESSITYVLRVEPIEANGNNVPEGSILVKFRTETHDGASCTKTRLQESSSTYKSTVTFIMTWRDGKWIELQGRTVSDDEQ, encoded by the coding sequence ATGGAGAACTCATCCCTGTCCGATCGACCCACCAGCGAGGAAGACGACGCAGTCGTCCGTGACTCGGGGTCGGGCCGCGAGCAGCGCTCGCACAACCGCGAGCAGTCCTCGCTCGACCGTAAGCTGCCCGCTCGGGCTGCCACCCACGCGAGCCCGAGGGGAGCGCGGACCCGGATTCGTTCCTGGATGCGTGCAGGCGCGCTTGATTGGGGCATCCGCATCGCAGTTGTGGGACTGGTGATTGGCGGCTTCTTCGCCATCTACCTCAACGGCGTCAATGAGGGCTGGTGGCACCCCTGGGGTCACACCCCCACCGCCGCGACCACAGGCCCCACAGCGGCACCCACACCCGCGCCCACAGTGTCGAGTGAGCCCGCCATGTCGGGCGGCTACCAGATCGGCCCCGACGGCGTTCTCGTGCGACCGGCCGAGTATGCGCCAGAGACCTACCCCAAACCCGAACTACCCGAAGCCGCCAAAGAAAACACAGAACGCGGAGCCGAGGCAGCGGCGGAGCACTACCTCGCACTGCTGGTCTACGCGTGGAACACCGGAGACACAGAGCCACTCGCAGACATGTCAGACCCAACGTCGAAATTTGCGTCAGATTACATCACGGATGTGAATGAGCAGTATGCCAATGGGTGGAGTTACGGGATGGAATCAAGCATCACATACGTTCTTCGCGTCGAGCCAATCGAGGCAAATGGAAACAATGTGCCCGAGGGATCCATTCTTGTTAAATTCCGTACGGAAACGCACGACGGCGCATCCTGCACAAAGACAAGACTGCAGGAATCTAGCTCAACATATAAGTCCACAGTGACATTCATCATGACGTGGAGAGATGGCAAATGGATAGAACTGCAAGGAAGGACTGTGAGTGACGATGAGCAATAG
- a CDS encoding DUF6318 family protein — protein MTTKPSNLGQWIGAAIAAVVIIGASFLGFHAFDARAHADAELQSGAQSPQSDITAQSGSQSADTPQSAEPTPVDVPKPTPPTHLYAGGQIGAQATSQWYIDLWAYAFNTGDTDDFMKVCQNDDYCTRVNNDVQALHADRIVTRPITIKYLMTKEIWDCTSTPDHISGTCITFDYSELSGTAIRKDNDATKPDYSTISFSSKSDEAVDHYEGTMLLVADGDTWVVKHFWTHKE, from the coding sequence ATGACCACCAAACCCTCCAACCTCGGCCAGTGGATCGGTGCCGCCATTGCCGCTGTTGTCATCATCGGCGCGTCGTTCCTGGGGTTTCACGCGTTCGACGCTCGCGCCCACGCGGACGCCGAGCTTCAGTCCGGAGCACAGTCGCCCCAGTCTGACATCACCGCACAATCTGGCTCCCAATCGGCAGACACCCCTCAATCCGCAGAACCAACGCCCGTTGACGTCCCGAAGCCCACTCCCCCGACACACCTCTACGCAGGTGGACAAATTGGCGCCCAAGCGACATCACAGTGGTACATCGACCTATGGGCATATGCATTCAATACCGGAGACACAGATGATTTCATGAAGGTATGCCAGAACGACGATTACTGCACCAGAGTGAATAACGACGTGCAGGCACTTCATGCAGATCGAATTGTCACGCGACCGATAACAATCAAGTACCTTATGACGAAAGAGATATGGGACTGCACATCTACGCCAGATCACATTAGCGGAACGTGCATTACATTCGACTACTCCGAGTTGAGTGGAACCGCTATTCGCAAAGACAATGACGCAACTAAACCTGACTACTCCACCATCTCCTTTTCTTCGAAGAGTGATGAAGCTGTCGACCATTACGAAGGCACCATGCTGCTTGTAGCTGACGGAGATACATGGGTCGTCAAACACTTCTGGACGCATAAGGAATAG